The genomic region CTCGGCAAGCCGGGTGGCGGCATCGCCGACGAAGCGCACCACCCCGGCGCGCAGGTCGCCGATGCCACCGAAATAGTCGAACACGGCGCCGTCCGGGGTCATCGACATGGCGTTGAAGGTGAAGTCGCGGCGGGCGGCGTCCTCGCGCCAGTCATCGGTATAGGCAACCACGGCGTGGCGGCCGTCGGTCTCGACGTCGCGGCGCAGCGTGGTGACCTCGAAGCCGCGATGGTCCGCCACCGCGGTGACAGTGCCGTGGGCGATGCCGGTGGGCACCGCCTTCAGCCCGGACGCGGCCAGCGCCGCCATGACCTGCCCGGGCGGCCACGGCGTGGCGAGGTCGATATCGGCAACCGGCCGACCCGCCAGGGCATCGCGCACGCAGCCGCCGACCAGGCGGGCCCCGGGCAGCGCGGCCAGCACGGCACGCAACGCCGGATCGGCCAGGAAGGGCGGCGAGGCGATGCGCAGGGCCGGTTCGGCCGGCATCTACCGGCCGTGCCCCTGGACGATGGTGCCGTCGTGGATCTCGGCCGGCACGTATTGCACGCCGGCCGGCAGGCTGCGCTCCAGCCCGTACCATACGGTGACGCCGGCCAGCAGCCCCACCGCCAGCACGGTGCCCCAGACCAGCGCGGCGCTCGCACGCGCGCCCAGCAACCGCCATGCCGCGTACAGGGCGAAGGGCACCAGGAACAGGCCGATCTCGGCAAGGCGCAGCATTCAGGATCCGCGCAGCAGGGTCGCGAGCTGCACCAGGATACCCGCGGTCGCTCCCCAGATGTAATGCTCGGGATGCGGCCAGACCCAGAATTCCCGCCAGCGGCCGCGGAAATGCACGCGCCGTCGTTGCGGCGCGTCCGGGTCCAGCAGCACCGTCATCGGCAGCTCGAACACGGCGTCCACCTCGGCGGGCGAGGGCAGCAAGGCCAGCGACTCCAGCCCCTGCCCGACCGGCAGCAATCCCAGCACCGGGGTGATCGCATAGCCGGTGCCAGTCACGTATTCACCCAGCCTTCCGGCGAGCTCCACCTGCGACGGGTCGAGCCCGATCTCTTCCTGGGCCTCCCGCAGCGCCGCCGCTTCCGGGCTGGCGTCGCCCGGGTCGATCCGTCCCCCCGGGAAACTCACCTGCCCCGCGTGCTGCGCCAGATGCGCCGTGCGCTTGGTCAGCAGCACGCCGGGAACCGGTCCCAGGACCAGGGGCACCAGCACCGCCGCCGGCACCGGGGGGCCGTCGATCAGGTCGGCCGCATCGTCGGAGCCCACCGGGGCCGCGATCGCCGAGGCCGGGCGGATCGGCGGGGGGGGCGCCCGGCCGATTCTCTCGGCCAGGGCCTTACGCAGGGTCAGCGGATCCACGGTCCAGGGTCAGTCCTCGCAGTCGCAATCCTCGCAATGCGGCATCTCGCCGAGCGGGTAGAAGCAGTTGCAGCTCCAGACGCCCAGCATCTTGCGCCCGTGCACCTCCCACGGCTCGGCCAGCGCCACCAGCTCGTAATAGACCGCGCGGCAGATTCGCGCCTCGATCGCCAGCCGCCCGGCGCCGCGCCGGACCATGACATAAGGGGTCGGCTCGCAGGTCAGCAGGTCATGGGAAATGCGGATCGGGTGTTCGGGGCCGATCGTGATCAGTTCATCGACATTGGTGCGCAGGGTGAGTACCTGGTCACGCCCGCAGCCGGTCCAATCGAGCTCGACGGCCACGAAGGGCGCGTCCTCGACCTCGATGCGGCCACGCTCGGCCGGGGTTTCCAGCCAGAAGCTGCCGTCCTCCTCGCGCCGCAGCACGGAGGCGAACAGGCAGACCATCTCCTTCCGCACGATCGGGCTGCCGCGATACAGCCAGGTGCCGTCGCGACGGATCAGAAACGGCAGATTGCCGCACTCCACGGGATGTTGTGAGTCCTGTCGTAATTCATGGTGGCGGGGAGGACTGCCAATCTGCGATTCGGCCGCGTACCCGGCCCGGTGCCTGTTCACTGCGATATTCCGTGCGGCGTTGTTCACTTGACCGTCTCCGCCTCGACTCAGGCCGACCGAACTTATCTGCCGATATAGGGATGCTCCCCCCAGAGGTGAAAGTGGCAGATTCGCCGCGAGCACCGATCTAGGATGGCGACGCCCTGCCGAGGAGTGCCCCATGCCCCCTGCTTCTCCCGCCAGCATCCCGGTTTCCACGGCTTCATCCGACATCCTGGCCGAGGTCGAGGCGCTCGGGGCACGGATCGCCGCGGTGCGGGCGGAAATCGGCCGCGCCATCTATGGCCAGCAGGAAGTGATCGACCAGACGCTGATCACTTTGCTCTCAGGCGGACACGTGTTGCTGGTGGGCGTGCCGGGCCTGGGTAAGAGCCGGCTGGTGGAAACCCTGGCCACCGTGCTCGGCATGGCCTCCAAGCGGGTGCAGTTCACCCCGGACCTGATGCCCGCCGACATCCTGGGCAGCGAGGTGCTGGACGAGGACGCCACCGGCCATCGCAGCTTCCGCTTCGTCCCCGGCCCGGTGTTCTGCCAGTTGCTGATGGCCGACGAGATCAATCGCGCCAGCCCGCGCACCCAGTCGGCGCTGCTGCAGGCGATGCAGGAGCAGCGCGTGGCGGTGGGCGGCGTGGAGCACCGGCTGCCCCGTCCGTTCCACGTGCTCGCCACCCAGAACCCGATCGAGCAGGAAGGCACCTATCCCCTGCCCGAGGCCCAGCTCGACCGGTTCCTGCTGGAAATCCAGGTGTCCTATCCCGAACGGGTGGATGAGCGCGCCATGCTGCTCGCCACCACCGGAGCCGCCGAAGAAGCGCCGACCCAGGCGCTCACCCCGGAGGAACTGATCGCGGCGCAGGCGCTGATCCGCCGCGTGCCGGTGGGCGAGAGCGTGGTGGACGCCATCCTCACCCTGGTCCGCGCCGGCCGCCCCGAGACCACCGACGACGAGGCGATCCGCCGCCATGTCGCCTGGGGCCCCGGCCCGCGCGCCGCCCAGGCGCTGATGCTGGCCTGCCGCGCCCGCGCGCTGCTCGATGGCCGGCTCGCGCCGAGCGTGGAGGACGTGGCCGCGCTCTCGCCCCCGGTGCTGCGCCACCGCATGGCGCTGAATTTCTCCGCCCGCGCCGATGGCGTGACCCTGGAGGAGGTGATCCGGCGGCTGATGGAGCGACTCGGGTGAGCGAGGCAAGCGGCGCCGGATCCCCGGCGGGCTCCGCGCGACGTGCCGAGGCGCTGGGCGCCCGCCTGCCGCCGCTGCTGGTCGCCGCCGAGCGCGTCGCCGCCACCGTCGCCCAGGGCGTGCACGGCCGCCGCCGCGTCGGCCAGGGCGACAGTTTCTGGCAATACCGCCCCTTTCTCGCCGGCGACCCGGCCAGCCGCATCGACTGGCGCCAGTCCGCCCGCTCCGACGGCGCCGCCCATACCCGCTACTTCGTCCGCGAGACCGAATGGGAGGCGGCGCAGACCGTGGTGCTCTGGTGCGACGGCAGCGCCACCATGCGCTGGCATTCCCGTCAGGCGAGCACCTCCAAGCACGAACGCGCCGGACTGCTGACGCTGGCGCTGGCGGCGTTGCTGCTGCGCGGCGGCGAGCGGGTGCGGCTGCTCGCCCCGGACGCCCGCACCGCCAGCGGCCGCGTCGGGCTGGAACGGCTGGCCGCCGAACTCGAGCGGCTGCCCGACGGCGAGGGCCTGCCGCCGGAGGCGAGGCTGCCGCGCCATGCCCGCGTGGTGCTGATCGGCGACCTGCTGCGCCCGCTGGCCGAGATCCAGGCAGCAGTGGGACGCCTTGCCGCGGTGCCGGTGAGCGGCCACGTGCTGCAGGTGCTCGACCCCGCCGAAGCCTTGCTGCCCTATGCCGGGCGCGTGCGTTTCCAGGGCATGCAACCGGCACAGGAAACCCTGATCCCGCGGGTCGAGGGCGTGCGCGACGCCTATATCCGGCGACTCGCCGAGCAGCAGGAGGGCCTGGCCGCGATCTGCGCCGCGGCCGGCTTCGGCTTCTCGGTGCATCGCACCGACCATCCTCCGGAATCGGCCCTGCTGGCGCTGTACACGGCGCTGACACCGCAGACGGGCACGCGCGCGGCGGGTGGACGTTGATTTTCGCCGCCCCCTGGGTCCTGCTGGCCCTGGCCGCGCTGCCGCTGCTGTGGTGGCTGCTGCGCGTCACCCCACCGGCCCCGCGACGGGAGGTGTTCCCCGCGGTGCGCCTGCTGCTCGGCCTGTCCGCCACCGCCGAGACCCCGGCGCGCACGCCCTGGTGGCTGCTGGCGCTGCGCATGCTCGCGGCCGGGCTGGTGATCCTGGGCCTCGCCCGCCCGATCCTGGATGCCGGCACCACGCTGCCCGGCGACGGGCCGCTGCTGCTGGTGGTCGATGACGGCTGGGCGGCCGCCCCCGACTGGGCGCGCCGGATGGCCGCCGCCGGCGCGGCGCTGGACCGGGCCGAGCGGGCCGATCGCAAGGTGGCCCTGCTCGGCACCGCCGCGTCCGAAACCGGCACCGCCCCGGCCGCCACGCCGCTGATGCCGGTGGCCGAGGCGCGTCCCCGGCTGGCGGCGCTGCGGCCCAAGCCCTGGCCGGTCGACCGCGCCGCCGCGGCGGCGGCGCTGCGCGCCTGGACCGGCAAGGCCGCCGGCGGCGGCGCCGTGCTCTATATCGCCGACGGCACCACCGGCGGTGCCGGCTGGGACGATTTCGCCACGGCGCTGGCGGCCATCGGTCCGGTCGAGGACCTGCGCGACCCGGTCGCGCCGGCGCGGTTGTTGCTGTTGCCGCGCGCCGAGGCCGACCGGCTGGTCGCCCGCATCGCCCAGGTGCCGCGCCCGCTGCCCGCCGAAGTCGCCGTCCTGGCGCAATCCGGCGACGGCCGCACCCTCGCCCGCGCCGTCGCCGGCTTCGCGGAGAACCAGGCCGAGGCGGAGGCCCCGATCACCCTGCCGCCCGAGCTGCGCAACCGCCTGGGCCGGCTGGTGCTGGAAGGCCCGGCCTCGGCCGGCGGGGTGGTGCTGCTGGACGAGCGCTGGCGCCGCCGCCCGGTCGGCCTGCTCGCCGGCGACGCCACCGCCGCCACGGCCCCGCTGACCGGCCCGACCTATTACGTGCAGCGGGCCCTGGCCCCGTACACCGAACTGCGCCAGGGCGACCTCGCCACCCTGCTCTCGCGCCAGATCTCGGTGCTGGTGCTCGCCGACTACGTGGCCGCCGACGAGCCGGACGCCGCAGCACTGGAACAATGGGTGGAAAAAGGCGGCCTGCTGGTGCGTTTCGCCGGCCCGCGCCTGGCCGAGCATCCGGATGGGCTGTTGCCGGTGCGCCTGCTGGCCGGCGACCGCCAGCTCGGCGGGACGATGTCCTGGAGCCAGCCGGCCGGGCTCGCGCCGTTCGCCGCCGCCTCGCCCTTCGCCGGCCTCGCCGTGCCCGAGGAAGTGCATGTCCGCCGCCAGGTGCTGGCCGAGCCGGGTGCGCACCTGACCGAAGCAAGCTGGGCGCGGCTGGCCGATGGCACGCCGCTGGTGACGCAGACCCCGCGCGGCGCCGGGCGCATCGTGCTGTTCCATGTCACCGCCAATGCCGACTGGTCGGACCTGCCGCTCTCCGGCCTGTTCGTCGACATGCTGCGCCGGCTGGTCGCGCTGTCCGCCGGGGTCGCCACCGGCGACGAGGCCGGTGGCCCGCCGCTCGCCCCGGCCGAGACGCTGGACGGGTTCGGCCAGTTGGCTCCGCCGCCGCCGGCCGCCGCCGCCCTGACCGCGCGCGAGCTTGCCGACGCCGTGGCCTCGCCCCGCCATCCGCCCGGGCTCTATGGGCCGGAGAATGGCCGGCGCGCGCTGAACCTGGCCAACCGGCTGGCCTTGCCGGAAGCCGCGCCCGCCATCGACGGCGCGCGGGAAGCGCCGATCGCCGGCGCCGCGCCGGAACGGGCCCTGGCGCCCTGGCTGCTGGCGGCGGCGCTGGCGCTGCTGGCGATCGACCTGCTGATTTCCCTGCGCCTGCGCGGCCTGCTGCGGGCGGCCACCACCGCCCTGATGCTGCTCGCGGTGGTGCCGGCCCGCGCCGAGGCACCGGCCTCGCCCAACCCGGCCCTGACCACCCGGCTCGCCTATGTCGTCACCGGCGACGCGCAGGTCGACGCGGTGTCGCAGGCCGGCCTCGCCGGGTTGTCGGAATACGTCAACCGGCGCACCGCCGCGGCCCTCGGCGAGCCGGCCGCGGTGACCCCGGGCGAGGACGACCTGAGCTTCTACCCCCTGCTCTACTGGCCGATCGCCGCCGACGCGCCGCTGCCGGGGGGACCCGCGCTGGCGGCCCTGAACGCCTACATGGCGCATGGCGGCATCATCGTGATCGATACCCGCGGCGGCGAGGGCAGCGGCGAAGGCTTCGCCCCGGGGGCCGGGGTGGCGCTGGCGCAGCTCGGGCAGGCGCTGGCGGTGCCACCGCTGGCGCCGCTGACCACGGCGCACGTGCTGGCGCGCGCCTTCTACCTGCTGCAGGACTTCCCGGGCCGCTACACCGGCGCCCCGGTCTGGGTGCAGCGCGACCAGGACCGCGCCAATGACAGCGTCAGCCCCGTCATCATCGGCGCCAATGACTGGGCCTCCGCCTGGGCGATCGATGCGGAAGGGCGCAATCCGTACGCCGTGATCCCCGGCGGAGCGCGGCAACGCACCCTCGCCTACCGCTTCGGCGTCAACCTCGTGATGTACGCGCTCACCGGCAACTACAAGGGCGACCAGGTGCACGTTCCGGCGCTGCTGGAGCGGCTGGGCCAGTGACGGCGCCGCAGTAGAAAGGGCCGGCCCATGCAGATGGAACAGGCGATCGCCGCGCTGCGCTTCGACCCGGCCATCCCGGCCTGGCTGTTCTGGACGCTGGCCGCCTTCGCCGCCGGCGCGCTCGGCCTCGCGCTCTGGCGCCGGGCCCCGGGCGTGGTCTGGCGCTTCTTCGCCTTCGCCGTCCTGTTGCTCTGGCTCTCCGGTCCCCGGCTGGTCGAGGAGACCCGCGAGAACCTGCCCGATATCGGCCTGCTGGTGCTCGACCAGAGCGCCAGCATGGGCATCGGCGAGCGGGCAAGGCTGGCGGAAGCCGCGCGGCTGCGGCTGGAGGAGCAGGCCCGCCGCGACTCCGGCCTGGAACTGCGCAGCATCGTCGTGCCCGAGGCCGGCACCGAAGGCACCCGCCTGTTCACCGCGATCGAGACCGCGCTGGCCGACATCCCGCGCGCCCGGCTGGCCGGGGTGATCGCCGTCACCGACGGCCAGGTCCACGACCTTCCCGCCGGCAACCCCTTCGGCGGCACGCCGCTGCACGTGCTGGTCCCGGCCCGCGGCGAGGAAACCGACCGCCGCATCCGCATCATCGAGGCACCGGGCTACGGCATCGTCGGCCACACGGTCACGCTGCGGCTGGCGATCGAGGATCTCGGCCTGCCGCGCGCGGGCCAGGCCGGCGGCCGGGCGGCCCGGCTGGCCATCCGCCGCGACGGCGAGCCGGCCCGTATCGAGAGCGTCCCGCTCGGGGCGGAGCACGCCATCGACGTGCCGATCACCCGGGCCGGCCCCACCGTGATCGAGCTGACCGCCGATCCGCTGCCGGGCGAGGTGTCCGGCATCAACAACCGCGCCGTGGTCCAGATCAACGGCGTGCGCGACCGCCTGCGCGTGCTGCTGGTCTCCGGCGAGCCGCATCCGGGGGAGCGTACCTGGCGGCGGCTGCTCAAGGCCGATCCCGCGGTGGATCTGGTGCATTTCACCATCCTGCGCCCGCCGGAGAAGGACGACCTGACGCCGCTGAACGAGCTGGCGCTGATCGCCTTCCCGGTGCGCGAGCTGTTCCAGGTGAAGATCCGCGACTTCGACCTGATCATCCTCGACCGCTTCCAGAACCGCGGCCTGCTGCCGCCGCTCTATCTGCGCAACATCGCCGACTACGTGCGCGGCGGCGGCGCGCTGTTGCTGTCGGTGGGGCCGGAGTTCAGCGGCTTTTCCAGCCTTGCCGCGAGCCCGCTCGGCAGCATCCTGCCGGCGCGCCCGCTCGCCGCCGGGGCAGTGGTGGAAGAGGCGTTCCGCCCCCTGGTCACCCCGCTCGGCACCCGCCACCCGGTCACCGAGGGCCTGCCCGGCAACCGCCCCCAGGGCCCGCCCGAGTGGGGGGCGTGGTACCGCCGCATCGCCCCGTCCGACGCCCAGGGCGATGCGCTGATGAGCGGCCCGGGCGGCGAGCCGCTGCTGCTGCTCGACCATGTCGACGAGGGACGGGTGGCGATGCTGCTCTCCGACCAGATCTGGCTGTGGTCGCGCGGCCACCAGGGCGGCGGCCCGCAGGCCGAGCTGCTGCGGCGCATCGCCCACTGGCTGATGAAAGAGCCGGAACTGGAGGAGAACACGCTGACCGCGCGCGCCGAGCATGGCCGGCTGGCGATCGAGCGGCGCAGCACCGATGCCGGTCCCCCCGGGGACGTGACCGTGACCGACCCGGACGGGCGGACGCAGACGCTCGCTCTGACACCGGCACGGCCGGGCCGGGCGGTGGGCCAGCTACCGGCGACCACGCCGGGGGTCTGGCAGGCCAGCGACGGGGTGCACACCGCCTATGCCGCGGCCGGCGCCGCCAATCCGCCGGAAATCGCCGACCTGCGCGCCACCGCCGGCGTGCTCGCGCCTCTGGTGCGGGCCAGTGGCGGCAGTGTACACTGGCTCGATCCTCTGGGGGCACCTGAGCTTCGACGCACCGATCCCGGCCGCGATTCCGCCGGCAGTTCATGGATCGGCCTGCAACGACGCCGCGACCACCTCGTTACCGGCATCGCCGCCACGCCGCTGCTGCCGCCCTGGCTTGCCCTGCCGCTGATACTCGGCCTCGCCGTGTTGGCATGGCGACGCGAAGGGTCGTAACCACGGCGCGGGCCATTGGACAGGAGTACGTGTCTTCTTTGACTTTGCACCCCCCCATCGCCGTATTCCCCCTGCTCCGGCCGCCTCCTGGGCGTCGGCGCTGGTGCTCGCGGGATTCATTGGCCTGTGTTTCGTGGTGGGCGGCATCGCCGGGGCGATGACCGATCCCAACCTGAGCACCTGGTACGATTCCCTCGGCAAGGCCCCAGGCACCCCGCCCAACTGGGTGTTCCCGGTAGTCTGGTCGTCGCAATACGTGCTGATCGGCATCGCCGCCTGGCTGGTATGGCGGGACAGCGGCATCAGCCGTGCCCTGGTGCCGTGGTTCACCCAGCTCTTCTTCAACTTCCTCTGGTCGCCGGCCTTCTTCGGCCTGCACAGCCCGGGGCTCGGATTGGTGGCAATCCTGCCACTGTTGGCATCGATTGTGTGGACGCTGCGCATTTTCTGGCGCGTGCGCCCGCTCGCCGGCGCGTTGATTGTTCCTTATTTGGTCTGGGGCTGCTATGCCGCCTATCTGAATGTGGGATTCTTCATTCTGAACCCCGGCTGATCCAGGACCCGCGCATGCGACATCCCTTCGCCCTCTCACCTGCGATCCTGCTCGGTGCCGGCCTGCTGGCCGCACCGGCCTGGGCGCAGATGAGCGCTCCGGGCACCACCAACGGCGTGCTGACCGGGCCGGTGGTGAACACGCCCCAATCGAGCCAGGGCTCGAAGCGGCTGCCGCCGCCGGCCCTGCCCGGGGCCCGCACCGTCAATGCCGATCCCGCCCCGGCCGAGCGGCCGGCGCTGGACATGGCCCCGAACGAGGCGCTGTTCGACGCGGTGAACCGCGGCGACATCGCCTCGGCCCGCGATGCCGTCGCCCGCGGTGCCGATCCGCATGCCCGCAACGTGCTCGGGCTGACGCCGCTTGAGCTGTCGGTCGATCTTGGCCGCAACGACATCACCTTCCTGCTTCTCTCGCTGCGCGGCGCGGGCGGCGGCTCCGCGCCACCGCCGGAGGCGAAATCGGCCCATGCCGAACCGCGCCACGCCGCCCCCCGCCCCGAGCAGCGCCATGCCGCCGCACGGCCGGTCCCGGTGGCGACCGCAGCGCCGAAGCCGCCGCCGCGCGTGCAATATGCCGACACCCCCGGCACGCCCGTCCCCGCCGCCGGCTTCCTGGGCTTCGGCGGCGTCACGCGCTGATCCGGGTGATAGTACCCTCGTAGGGCGGATAAGCGCAGCGCCATCCGCCATCGCAACGTTCCGTCAGGCAACCGGCTTGCGCTGGCGGACTGCGTCAGCCCGACCTCACTGATCCGGGCGGATCCGCGTCAGAACCGCGGCGTCGCCCGCGCCTCCGCCGCATCCAGCAGCGCCTCTGCCACCAGCCGCGGCAGTCGGCCAAGCATCCCGCGCTGGCGTGGGCGGAACACCTGCGCCCGCGCCTTTTCGCCGCCGACCTCTTTGACCACGCTGTCAAGATCGCCGAGCCGGTCCACCAGCCCCAGCGCCACCCCGCGCTCGCCGAGCCAGAAGCTGCCGTCGAACAGCACCTCGTCCCCGGCCTTGAGCCGCCCGCCCCGCCGCGTGCGCACCCACGCCTTGAAGCGCTCGTGCAACTCGCCGATCAGCTCGTTGACGAAAGCGACGTCCTCGGCCCGTTCCGGGCTGAAGGGATCGAGCCGCGCCTTGTTCTGCCCGGCGGTGTAGAGCCGCCGTTGCACCCCCAGCCGTGCGATCGCCTGGTCGAAGCCAAAGCCGCCGCCGCGCACCCCGATCGAGCCAACCACGCTCATCGGGTTGGCGACGATCTCATCGGCGGCGCAGGCCAGCCAGTAACCGCCGGACGCCGCGGTCTCCTCGATCACCGCCACTACCCGCGCCTGCGTCTCCCCGGCCCGCCTGCGGATGCGCGCGGCGATCAGGTCCGACTGCACCGGCGAACCGCCGGGGCTGTCGATGTCCAGCACCACCGTGCCGCCCGCGCCGGCCGCGCGGAACGCCGCATCCACCAGCCGCCCGCAGGCAGCGATGTTGAGCGTGCCCACCCGCGCCGCGATCGCACCGTGCAACCGGATCACCGGAATGCGCCGGCCACGCCAGAACAACAGCCTCACGCTTCTCCCCCGTGCAGACGGTCGCGCACCAACGCCCGGAAATAGGCAACGATGCCCGGCAAGGCAGCATCGGCGAAGTCGTACTCCGGATTGTGCAACGGTGCGCTGTCGGTGCCGTTGCCGATGAAGGCGAAATTGCCGGGCACATGCGCAAGCAATTGCGCGAAATCCTCCGAGCCCATGATCGGGGCGGCCTCGCCGTCCACCGCCCCGGCCTTAAACGTCTCCCGCGCCGCGCGTAGCGCCGCCGCGGTGGGGCCAGGCGCGTTCACGGTGGGGACGAACTCCCGGCTGTAGGACAATTGCGCCGTGGCGCCATGTGCCAGCGCAGTGGCCTCGGCGATGCGCCGCAGCTCCGCCTCGATCGCCGCGGACACCTCCGGGCGGAAGCTGCGACAATCGCCGCGGATGCGCACCGTGGTGGGAATCACGTTGCGTGTGCCGTCGGTGAGGAACTCGGTGACCGAGACCACTGCCGGATCAACCGGATCCAGCCGGCGCGAAACCACCTGCTGCAAGGCCAGCACCACCGCGCTGCCCGCCAGGATCGGGTCCACCACCATGTGCGGGCGGGCGGCATGACCGCCACGACCGGTCACCGTGATCTCGAAATTGTCCTCCGCCGCCATGACCGACCCGCACCGCGTACCGAACCAGCCGAGCGGGGCACCCGGCAGATTGTGGAAGCCGTACGCCTCGTCCATCGGGAAACGCGCCAGCAACCCATCCGCCAGCATCGCCAGCATGCCCCTTCCATGCTCCTCGGCAGGCTGGAACAGGACATGCACGGTGCCGTCGAAATCTGGCGCCGCCGCCAGTGACGCCGCCACGCCGAGCAGGGCGGCGGTGTGGCCGTCATGGCCGCAGGCATGCATCCGGCCGGGGATGCAACTGCGATGCGGGCGATCGCCATGCTCCTGGATCAGTAGCGCATCCATGTCGGCCCGCAAGGCAATCGTTCGTCTCCCCCTGCCGTTGCGCAGCGTGCCGACCACACCGGTGCCACCAACGCCGGTGACCACCTCCAGGCCGAAATCACGCAACAGCCCAGCGACGAAAGCGGCAGTCCCATGCTCCTCGAAACCCGTCTCAGGATGCGCATGCAAATGACGGCGCCAGGTCACCATTTCGGCGTGCAGATCTTTATGACTCATCTCGGCCCCATCGGGCCGCGCGGCGGCCCGTTCGCCAGGAGGCTTTGCCTCCTGGACCTCCACGTCGTGCGCAGGCACGCTTACGCGTGACGGGCCACAAGGCCCTTGGATCCCATTCTTGCGGGGATCAGCCTAGCGCGGCAGCAGCCAAACCGCCCAGTACGACCACCAGCCAGGGCGGCACCTGCCAGAACACCAGCGCAAGGAACGCCAGCAGCGTCAGGCCGAAATCCATCGGGGCAGCCACCGCGGAGGTCCAGACCGGGGTATAGAGCGCGGCCAGCAACAGTCCGACCACGGTCGCATTCACTCCGCGCAACGCCGCCTGCACCCCCGCGCGCCGGCGCAACCCGTCCCAGAACGGCAGCGTCCCCAGCAACAACAGCATCGAGGGCAGATAGATCGCGACCAGGCAGAACAGCCCCCCGGCGATCCCGGCCGGCGAGGGTCGCATCGCCGCCCCCAGATAGGCGGCGAAACTGAACAACGGCCCCGGCATCGCCTGCGCCGCGCCATAGCCCGCCAGGAAGCCGTCGTTCGAGATCCAGCCCGGCGGCACCACGGATTGCTGCAACAACGGCAGCACCACATGCCCGCCACCGAAGACCAGCGCCCCCGCCCGATAGAACCGGTCGAACAGCGCCACCGCGTGCACGCCGGTCGCCCCGGCCAGCAACGGCAGGCCAACCAGCAGGACAACGAAGCCGGCCAGGGCCGCGACCGCCAGCCCCCGCGGCACGCCAATCGCCAGATGCCCCTGCACCGGGGCCACCGGTCCGGGCAACAACTGCCAGCCCAGCACGCCGCCGGTGACGATCGCACCGACCTGCCCGATCGCCGAAGGGATCATCAGCACCACGACGGCCGCCACCACCGCCATGCTGACACGCAGCCGGTCGGGGCACAGCGTCCGCCCCATGTTCCAGACCGCCTGCGCCACCACCGCCACCGCGACCAGCTTGAGGCCGTGCAGCCAAATGGCATGGGCAACCTCGCCGGCCAGCGACACGCCCTGGGCGAAGGCCAGCATCAGCACCGCCGAGGGCAGCGTGAAACCGAGCCAGGCCGCCAGCCCCCCCGCCAGCCCCGCGCGCACCACCCCGATCGTGACAGCGGTCTGGCTGCTGGCCGGCCCGGGGAGGAACTGACAGAGCGCCACGATATCGGCATAGCCCGCCTCGTCCAGCCAGCCCCGCCGCTCCACCAGCTCGGCGCGGAAATAGCCCAGATGCGCGACCG from Rhodovastum atsumiense harbors:
- a CDS encoding ankyrin repeat domain-containing protein translates to MRHPFALSPAILLGAGLLAAPAWAQMSAPGTTNGVLTGPVVNTPQSSQGSKRLPPPALPGARTVNADPAPAERPALDMAPNEALFDAVNRGDIASARDAVARGADPHARNVLGLTPLELSVDLGRNDITFLLLSLRGAGGGSAPPPEAKSAHAEPRHAAPRPEQRHAAARPVPVATAAPKPPPRVQYADTPGTPVPAAGFLGFGGVTR
- a CDS encoding S49 family peptidase, producing MRLLFWRGRRIPVIRLHGAIAARVGTLNIAACGRLVDAAFRAAGAGGTVVLDIDSPGGSPVQSDLIAARIRRRAGETQARVVAVIEETAASGGYWLACAADEIVANPMSVVGSIGVRGGGFGFDQAIARLGVQRRLYTAGQNKARLDPFSPERAEDVAFVNELIGELHERFKAWVRTRRGGRLKAGDEVLFDGSFWLGERGVALGLVDRLGDLDSVVKEVGGEKARAQVFRPRQRGMLGRLPRLVAEALLDAAEARATPRF
- a CDS encoding amidohydrolase produces the protein MSHKDLHAEMVTWRRHLHAHPETGFEEHGTAAFVAGLLRDFGLEVVTGVGGTGVVGTLRNGRGRRTIALRADMDALLIQEHGDRPHRSCIPGRMHACGHDGHTAALLGVAASLAAAPDFDGTVHVLFQPAEEHGRGMLAMLADGLLARFPMDEAYGFHNLPGAPLGWFGTRCGSVMAAEDNFEITVTGRGGHAARPHMVVDPILAGSAVVLALQQVVSRRLDPVDPAVVSVTEFLTDGTRNVIPTTVRIRGDCRSFRPEVSAAIEAELRRIAEATALAHGATAQLSYSREFVPTVNAPGPTAAALRAARETFKAGAVDGEAAPIMGSEDFAQLLAHVPGNFAFIGNGTDSAPLHNPEYDFADAALPGIVAYFRALVRDRLHGGEA
- the chrA gene encoding chromate efflux transporter — its product is MTEAVPRGSVLEVFRAFLRLGCTSFGGPVAHLGYFRAELVERRGWLDEAGYADIVALCQFLPGPASSQTAVTIGVVRAGLAGGLAAWLGFTLPSAVLMLAFAQGVSLAGEVAHAIWLHGLKLVAVAVVAQAVWNMGRTLCPDRLRVSMAVVAAVVVLMIPSAIGQVGAIVTGGVLGWQLLPGPVAPVQGHLAIGVPRGLAVAALAGFVVLLVGLPLLAGATGVHAVALFDRFYRAGALVFGGGHVVLPLLQQSVVPPGWISNDGFLAGYGAAQAMPGPLFSFAAYLGAAMRPSPAGIAGGLFCLVAIYLPSMLLLLGTLPFWDGLRRRAGVQAALRGVNATVVGLLLAALYTPVWTSAVAAPMDFGLTLLAFLALVFWQVPPWLVVVLGGLAAAALG